One Sphingopyxis macrogoltabida genomic region harbors:
- the trpB gene encoding tryptophan synthase subunit beta, with protein MTHAPNSLRTQPDERGHFGQFGGRYVAETLMPLILDLERCYRAAQQDNSFKAEFDYLLKNYVGRPSPLWFAERLTEHLGGAKIYLKREDLNHTGAHKINNCIGQILLAKRMGKTKIIAETGAGQHGVATATVAALFGLPCTIFMGAVDVARQQPNVFRMKLLGAEVVAVESGAKTLKDAMNEALRHWVANVHDTFYIIGTVAGPHPYPELVRDFQSVIGDEARAQILEAEGRLPDMLIAPVGGGSNAIGLFHPFLDDEGVEIVGVEAAGEGLDGKHAASLAGGRPGILHGNKTYLLQDDDGQITEAHSISAGLDYPGIGPEHSWLHEIGRVRYEPVTDEEALASFQKLTKLEGIIPALESAHAIAAAERIAPTLGKDKIIIVNCSGRGDKDIFTVADALGVRL; from the coding sequence ATGACCCACGCACCCAACAGCCTCCGCACCCAGCCTGACGAACGTGGCCATTTCGGCCAGTTCGGCGGCCGCTATGTCGCCGAAACGTTGATGCCGCTGATCCTCGATCTCGAGCGCTGCTATCGCGCCGCGCAGCAGGACAACAGCTTCAAGGCCGAATTCGACTACCTGCTGAAAAATTATGTCGGGCGCCCGAGCCCGCTGTGGTTCGCCGAGCGGCTGACCGAGCATCTCGGCGGCGCGAAGATTTATCTGAAGCGCGAGGATCTCAACCACACCGGCGCGCATAAGATCAACAATTGCATCGGCCAGATCCTGCTCGCGAAGCGGATGGGCAAGACGAAGATCATCGCCGAGACGGGCGCCGGTCAGCACGGCGTCGCGACCGCGACCGTCGCGGCGCTGTTCGGCCTTCCCTGCACCATCTTCATGGGCGCGGTTGATGTCGCGCGGCAGCAGCCGAACGTGTTCCGCATGAAATTACTCGGCGCCGAAGTCGTCGCGGTGGAAAGCGGCGCCAAGACGCTGAAGGACGCGATGAACGAAGCGCTGCGCCACTGGGTCGCGAACGTCCACGACACTTTCTACATCATCGGCACCGTTGCGGGTCCGCATCCCTACCCCGAGCTGGTCCGCGATTTCCAATCGGTGATCGGCGACGAAGCGCGTGCGCAAATCCTCGAGGCCGAGGGCCGCTTGCCCGACATGCTGATTGCTCCGGTCGGCGGCGGATCGAACGCGATCGGGCTGTTCCACCCCTTCCTCGACGACGAGGGCGTCGAGATCGTCGGCGTCGAAGCGGCGGGCGAAGGTCTCGATGGCAAGCATGCCGCCAGCCTTGCGGGCGGCCGCCCCGGCATCCTTCACGGCAACAAGACCTATCTGTTGCAGGACGACGATGGCCAGATCACCGAGGCGCACAGCATCTCGGCGGGGCTCGACTATCCGGGCATCGGGCCCGAACATAGCTGGCTCCACGAAATCGGCCGCGTCCGCTACGAACCCGTGACGGATGAAGAAGCATTGGCGAGCTTCCAGAAGCTGACCAAGCTCGAAGGCATCATCCCCGCACTCGAAAGCGCCCACGCCATCGCCGCCGCCGAACGCATCGCGCCGACACTCGGCAAGGACAAGATCATCATCGTCAATTGCTCGGGCCGCGGGGACAAAGATATCTTCACCGTCGCCGACGCGCTGGGGGTGAGGCTGTGA
- a CDS encoding phosphoribosylanthranilate isomerase, whose amino-acid sequence MPPLVKICGLKTPEDVDAAIRFGATHIGLNLYEPSPRYVDLKTAAELRKRAEGRVKVALLLVNASPLATTEALGKIRPDIVQFHGTETPEWVATVNRSIPAEVWKAVGLKDAGTLERIRQYEGAVDRILFDAPAQAMPGGTGTRFDWSLLVNHRHSIDWGIAGGLTPANVAEALAATGAPLVDVSSGVESAPGVKDMDKIAAFLKAAGR is encoded by the coding sequence ATGCCCCCTCTGGTTAAAATCTGCGGCCTCAAGACACCCGAGGATGTCGATGCCGCCATCCGCTTCGGCGCCACGCATATCGGTCTCAACCTCTATGAACCGAGCCCGCGCTACGTCGACCTCAAGACCGCGGCCGAGCTCCGCAAACGCGCCGAAGGGCGGGTTAAGGTCGCGCTGTTGCTCGTCAATGCGTCGCCGCTCGCGACCACCGAAGCGCTCGGCAAGATACGCCCCGATATCGTCCAGTTCCACGGCACTGAGACGCCCGAATGGGTGGCGACGGTCAATCGATCGATCCCCGCCGAGGTCTGGAAGGCGGTGGGCCTCAAGGATGCGGGGACGCTCGAGCGCATCCGGCAATATGAGGGCGCGGTCGACCGCATCCTCTTCGACGCCCCGGCGCAGGCGATGCCCGGCGGCACCGGCACCCGCTTCGACTGGTCGCTGCTCGTCAATCACCGCCACAGCATCGACTGGGGGATCGCGGGCGGCCTGACCCCTGCCAACGTCGCCGAGGCGCTCGCGGCGACCGGCGCGCCGCTGGTCGACGTATCGTCAGGGGTGGAAAGCGCGCCGGGTGTGAAGGATATGGACAAGATCGCGGCTTTCCTTAAAGCGGCGGGTCGATGA
- the pyrF gene encoding orotidine-5'-phosphate decarboxylase, with protein MSSPLYLAIDTTHLDAALTLAQKVRHHVGGLKLGLEFFCANGHHGVHEMAKLGLPIFLDLKLHDIPNTVAKAIQALRPLEPAILTVHAAGGRAMLEEAKAAAGTSTKVIAVTVLTSLDAPDLDDIGVGGTPHDQVVRLAGLARQSGVDGIVCSGQEVKAARKAWPGGFFVVPGVRPANGAAGDQKRIVTPAQAMTDGASILVVGRPISQSPDPDLAAREIEATL; from the coding sequence ATGAGTTCGCCGCTTTATCTCGCCATCGATACCACTCACCTCGATGCGGCGCTGACGCTGGCGCAGAAGGTGCGGCACCATGTCGGCGGGCTGAAGCTGGGGCTCGAATTCTTCTGCGCCAACGGCCATCACGGCGTCCATGAAATGGCAAAGCTCGGCCTGCCGATCTTCCTCGACCTCAAGCTGCACGATATTCCGAATACGGTCGCCAAGGCGATCCAGGCGCTGCGTCCGCTCGAACCCGCCATCCTGACCGTCCACGCCGCGGGCGGCCGCGCGATGCTCGAGGAAGCGAAAGCCGCGGCGGGCACGAGTACCAAGGTGATCGCGGTGACGGTGCTGACCAGCCTCGACGCGCCCGATCTAGACGATATCGGCGTCGGCGGTACCCCGCACGACCAGGTCGTCCGGCTAGCGGGACTGGCGCGCCAATCGGGGGTCGACGGCATCGTCTGCTCGGGACAGGAAGTGAAGGCGGCGCGCAAGGCCTGGCCCGGCGGCTTCTTCGTCGTGCCGGGCGTCCGGCCTGCGAACGGCGCCGCGGGCGACCAGAAGCGGATCGTCACCCCGGCGCAGGCAATGACCGACGGCGCCTCGATCCTCGTCGTCGGGCGCCCGATCAGCCAGTCGCCCGACCCCGATCTCGCCGCGCGCGAAATCGAGGCGACGCTTTAA
- a CDS encoding lipopolysaccharide assembly protein LapA domain-containing protein: MGILRTIIWVFLTIVLVVFAMANWQAVTVTIWPGWEAETKLPVIMLVAFAVGSIPTWIALRATRWTLNRRLDASERQLADLRAMASRPSDPAPASAPVNDIPPSPLETP, translated from the coding sequence GTGGGAATCCTGCGAACGATCATTTGGGTTTTTCTGACCATTGTCCTTGTCGTCTTCGCGATGGCAAACTGGCAGGCAGTGACGGTGACAATATGGCCCGGCTGGGAGGCCGAGACCAAGTTGCCGGTGATCATGCTGGTCGCTTTCGCCGTCGGTAGCATCCCGACCTGGATTGCGCTGCGCGCGACGCGTTGGACGCTTAACCGTCGTCTTGACGCAAGCGAGCGCCAGCTTGCCGACCTGCGCGCCATGGCCAGCCGCCCGTCCGACCCTGCCCCGGCGTCGGCCCCCGTCAACGACATCCCGCCATCGCCATTGGAGACCCCATGA
- the purB gene encoding adenylosuccinate lyase has protein sequence MVPRYARPDMTAIWSAENRFRIWFEIEAHATDALAELGTVPKSAAKALWDWWASKPVIDVAAIDAIEAVTKHDVIAFLTWVAENVGDEARFMHQGMTSSDVLDTCLAVQLAQAADILLADLDALLEAIKRRAYEHKLTPTIGRSHGIHAEPVTFGLKLAEAYAEFSRCKLRLQAARAEIATCAISGAVGTFANIDPRVEEHVAAKLGLTIEPVSTQVIPRDRHAMFFAVLGVIASSIERLSVEVRHLQRTEVLEAEEYFSPGQKGSSAMPHKRNPVLTENLTGLARMVRSAVTPAMENVALWHERDISHSSVERFIGPDATITLDFALARLTGVVDKLLVYPERMQKNLDRMGGLVHSQRVLLALTQAGASREDSYALVQRNAMRVWESDGQLSLLELLKADADVTARLSADELTALFDLDYHMKHVDTIFARVFGAA, from the coding sequence ATGGTTCCGCGTTACGCCCGGCCGGACATGACCGCTATCTGGTCGGCCGAGAATCGCTTTCGTATCTGGTTCGAAATCGAAGCGCACGCGACCGATGCCCTCGCGGAACTCGGTACGGTTCCCAAATCGGCAGCCAAGGCGCTGTGGGACTGGTGGGCGAGCAAGCCGGTGATCGACGTCGCTGCGATCGACGCGATCGAAGCCGTCACCAAGCACGACGTCATCGCCTTTCTGACGTGGGTTGCCGAGAATGTCGGCGACGAGGCGCGCTTCATGCATCAGGGCATGACGTCGAGCGATGTGCTCGACACCTGCCTCGCCGTCCAGCTCGCGCAGGCGGCCGATATATTGCTTGCCGATCTCGACGCCCTTCTCGAAGCGATCAAGCGCCGCGCCTATGAGCACAAGCTGACCCCGACGATCGGCCGCAGCCACGGCATCCATGCCGAACCGGTGACGTTCGGGCTCAAGCTCGCCGAGGCTTATGCTGAATTCTCGCGCTGCAAGCTCCGCTTGCAGGCGGCGCGCGCGGAGATCGCGACCTGCGCCATTTCGGGCGCGGTCGGCACTTTCGCCAACATCGACCCGCGCGTCGAGGAGCATGTTGCCGCGAAGCTCGGCCTCACGATCGAACCGGTATCGACGCAGGTCATCCCGCGCGACCGCCATGCGATGTTCTTCGCGGTGCTCGGCGTCATCGCGTCGTCGATCGAGCGGCTGTCGGTCGAGGTCCGCCACTTGCAGCGCACCGAGGTGCTCGAGGCCGAGGAATATTTCTCGCCCGGGCAGAAGGGCTCGTCGGCGATGCCGCACAAGCGCAATCCGGTGCTGACCGAAAACCTCACCGGCCTCGCGCGCATGGTGCGCAGCGCCGTGACCCCGGCGATGGAGAATGTCGCGCTCTGGCACGAACGCGACATCAGCCATTCGTCGGTCGAGCGTTTCATCGGTCCCGACGCGACGATCACGCTGGACTTCGCGCTCGCGCGGCTGACCGGGGTCGTCGACAAATTGCTCGTCTATCCCGAGCGGATGCAGAAGAATCTCGACCGGATGGGCGGGCTCGTCCATTCGCAGCGCGTGCTGCTGGCGCTGACGCAGGCGGGTGCGAGCCGCGAAGACAGCTATGCGCTGGTCCAGCGCAACGCGATGCGGGTGTGGGAAAGCGACGGCCAGTTGTCGCTGCTCGAACTGCTCAAGGCCGATGCCGACGTCACCGCGCGGCTGTCGGCGGACGAACTCACCGCGCTGTTCGACCTCGACTATCATATGAAGCATGTCGACACGATCTTTGCGCGGGTGTTCGGGGCGGCGTAG
- a CDS encoding calcium-binding protein gives MLKQMLLIGAAAVSFPALAQETPPADPAAPATSQPAPTDTTTTPAPAEPAPAPDAATTPPADATSTPPASQAPGTTPPAGDPATQSAPSGGTAASPTQVAQIVDQEFPTYDADKSGELSDAEFAAWMKKLRTATDPSVDPESADVKTWVGQAFAAADGDKSGQVSKTELTGFLSRGAG, from the coding sequence ATGCTGAAACAGATGCTTTTGATCGGTGCCGCCGCGGTGAGCTTCCCCGCGCTGGCCCAGGAAACTCCGCCCGCCGACCCGGCCGCTCCGGCGACCTCTCAGCCGGCACCGACCGATACTACCACGACGCCCGCTCCGGCAGAACCGGCTCCAGCACCCGATGCCGCGACCACGCCGCCGGCCGACGCGACTTCGACACCGCCCGCCAGCCAGGCTCCGGGTACGACGCCGCCAGCCGGCGATCCGGCAACACAGTCGGCGCCTTCGGGCGGTACGGCAGCTTCGCCGACGCAGGTCGCACAGATCGTTGACCAGGAGTTCCCGACCTATGACGCCGACAAGTCGGGCGAACTCAGCGACGCCGAATTTGCGGCGTGGATGAAGAAGCTGCGGACTGCCACCGATCCTTCGGTCGATCCCGAATCGGCTGATGTGAAGACGTGGGTTGGCCAGGCCTTTGCTGCCGCCGATGGCGACAAATCGGGTCAGGTCAGCAAGACCGAGCTTACCGGTTTCCTGTCGCGCGGCGCTGGTTAA
- the rnk gene encoding nucleoside diphosphate kinase regulator: MKNEEAIRPPIHMIDSEADALTELTLQKQRDHIRLYELLLGEIDRAAIYSSADIPDDVVTMGSEVTFLDEKSGTERTVRLVYPGDADISAGRISILTPIGAGLIGLSTGQSILWPDRGGEEHRLTIVKVRQP, encoded by the coding sequence ATGAAAAACGAAGAGGCCATCCGGCCGCCTATCCATATGATCGACAGCGAGGCCGATGCGCTGACCGAACTCACGCTGCAAAAGCAGCGTGACCATATCCGCCTTTACGAGCTGTTGCTCGGCGAGATCGACCGCGCCGCGATCTACAGCAGCGCGGACATCCCGGACGATGTCGTGACGATGGGCTCGGAAGTGACCTTTCTCGACGAGAAGAGCGGCACCGAACGCACGGTGCGTCTGGTCTATCCGGGCGACGCCGACATTTCGGCGGGGCGGATATCGATCCTTACCCCGATCGGCGCCGGATTGATCGGGCTCAGTACCGGCCAGTCGATCCTCTGGCCCGACCGGGGCGGCGAAGAGCATCGGTTGACGATCGTGAAGGTCCGGCAGCCCTGA
- the radC gene encoding RadC family protein, which produces MGDSEAPDHIGHRARLRARLLDDAAGLADYELVEYLLALAIPRRDTKPLAKALLREFGSLAQLISADPESLRRVDGMGEGAVAALKIVQAAGLRMLKGEFRDKPLLSSWDALLDWLRADMGPIDVERVRVLYLNSRNMLIRDELASEGSIDQSAIYVREVIKRALELGASAIILVHNHPSGSPEPSRQDIAITRDIAAAAAKLGIALHDHIIIGGSDFRSLRAMGLL; this is translated from the coding sequence ATGGGGGATAGCGAAGCACCAGATCATATCGGCCACCGCGCACGGCTCCGCGCCCGCCTGCTCGACGATGCGGCCGGGCTCGCCGATTACGAGCTGGTCGAATATCTTCTGGCGCTCGCCATTCCGCGCCGCGACACCAAGCCGCTGGCCAAGGCGCTGCTCCGCGAATTCGGCTCGCTCGCGCAACTGATCAGCGCCGATCCCGAATCGCTGCGCCGCGTCGATGGCATGGGCGAAGGCGCGGTCGCGGCACTGAAAATCGTTCAGGCGGCCGGGCTGCGGATGCTCAAGGGCGAATTTCGCGACAAGCCCCTGCTCTCAAGCTGGGACGCGCTGCTCGACTGGCTGCGTGCCGACATGGGGCCGATCGACGTCGAGCGCGTCCGCGTCCTGTACCTCAATTCGCGTAACATGCTGATTCGCGACGAACTGGCGAGTGAGGGATCGATCGACCAGTCGGCAATCTACGTTCGTGAGGTGATCAAGCGTGCGCTCGAACTCGGCGCCTCGGCGATCATCCTTGTCCACAATCATCCGAGCGGCAGCCCCGAACCGAGCCGGCAGGATATCGCGATCACGCGCGACATTGCCGCGGCGGCGGCAAAGCTCGGGATCGCGCTTCACGATCACATCATCATCGGCGGTTCGGATTTTCGCAGCCTGCGCGCCATGGGGCTCCTTTAG
- a CDS encoding YdbH domain-containing protein, producing MNEADEQPRPRWRYRTLLFKKRWLTAGAVAALIAGVWLAREPIADRFIREELDSRGIPASYQVDDIGFRTERLSNVVIGDPKRPDLIAKTVVVSLGYGWSGPYVSEIRADGVRLYGRFTEGRLSFGALDKFRDPTSTDPFALPDLSVVLKDARARVETPWGNVGAALNGGGNLRNAFTGKLALVAPSIAAAGCSGDGVTFYGTVSVRDVRPRLVGPLRGKSLRCANGSVTAAAPQIALDLSLSENLQSWKGSADASIAKLVAGPVQADRLGVIARFDGTVAQTSLDIDADMARLRGTDFAADSVNLDAKGIVGEKAPKFDGRIAFARANASPRLRQSIAASADGLKATPIGPLATKATAALSRMLANAGGSAEFLLAGEGEAARVDVVALRLSSASGARFSGGGDSRISYLWAAAKPAMLIAGRWSFGGGDLPTGDLDLDRRADGAVSGLARLDPYSAGDARLALAPVRFSGEPGGLVRFATRAELSGPLADGRVDGLAVPLAGVLAPTGALALNGGCSRVAAQRIAVAGFRLGASAIDLCSRPGAPLLSAGPDGLRGDIRIPGIRLRGASGTSPFAFDSGPARIDLASMRWSLARADVRLGEGDSITRFAAETLSGRSAANGMAGELGGASGKIGVVPLNMSEIGGRWRWAGGALSLDGAMVLTDAEADARFSPLVSNNAHLSFANGVIDATAGFDERKSGVRVVDTVIRHRLADGTGSADLEVNELRFGDNFQPDQLTRLALGVVANVQGSVVGDGRIDWSPAGVTSRGTFATADTNLAAAFGPVTGLTTTLTFDDLIGLRSAPGQMAKIKEINPGIPVVDGEIEYRLLGDNKVRVEGGSWPFAGGKLLLHPTTLDFNATEPRRLSFDIVGVDAAVFLQNFGFDNINATGKFDGTLPVEFGGLGGKIVNGRIDSREGGGTLAYVGELSNHNLGAMANFAFGALRSLKYDDLTIILNGDLDGEMVTDIRFGGVGQGEGATRNFLINQIAKLPFVFNVKIQAPFRQLVTSAKGFYDPTVYIEQNLPALLQAQEDAKAAAANPPNPVQPPASEPVQ from the coding sequence GTGAACGAGGCGGATGAACAGCCCCGGCCCCGATGGCGATACCGGACATTATTGTTCAAGAAACGCTGGCTGACGGCAGGTGCGGTAGCGGCGTTGATCGCGGGGGTGTGGCTGGCGCGCGAGCCGATCGCCGACCGCTTCATCCGCGAAGAGCTCGACAGTCGCGGGATACCGGCAAGCTATCAGGTCGACGACATCGGTTTTCGCACCGAACGGCTGTCGAACGTCGTCATCGGCGATCCGAAACGCCCCGACCTGATCGCGAAAACGGTGGTCGTGTCGCTGGGCTACGGCTGGTCCGGTCCCTATGTTTCCGAAATCCGCGCCGACGGGGTACGACTTTACGGCCGCTTTACCGAAGGGCGGCTGTCGTTCGGCGCGCTCGACAAGTTTCGCGATCCGACCAGCACCGACCCCTTCGCCTTGCCCGACCTGTCGGTGGTGCTGAAGGACGCGCGGGCGCGGGTCGAAACGCCATGGGGCAATGTCGGCGCCGCGCTGAACGGCGGCGGCAATCTGCGCAACGCCTTTACCGGCAAGCTGGCGCTGGTCGCGCCGAGCATCGCCGCGGCAGGATGCAGCGGCGATGGCGTCACCTTCTATGGCACCGTGTCGGTGCGAGATGTGCGGCCGCGCCTCGTCGGGCCGTTGCGCGGAAAGTCGTTGCGCTGCGCGAACGGCAGCGTGACCGCGGCCGCGCCGCAGATCGCGCTCGACCTCTCGCTTTCCGAAAACCTGCAAAGCTGGAAGGGCAGCGCCGACGCCAGCATCGCGAAGCTGGTGGCGGGGCCCGTGCAGGCGGACCGGCTGGGTGTCATCGCCCGCTTCGACGGGACGGTTGCGCAGACCAGCCTCGACATCGACGCCGATATGGCGCGCCTGCGTGGTACCGATTTCGCTGCCGACTCGGTCAATCTCGATGCGAAAGGCATCGTCGGGGAAAAGGCGCCGAAGTTCGACGGGCGCATCGCCTTTGCCCGCGCGAATGCCAGTCCGCGGTTGCGGCAGTCGATCGCCGCGAGTGCCGATGGCCTGAAAGCAACGCCCATCGGCCCACTGGCTACCAAGGCGACCGCAGCGCTCTCGCGTATGCTCGCCAATGCGGGCGGCAGCGCAGAATTCCTGCTGGCGGGAGAAGGGGAGGCGGCGCGGGTCGATGTGGTCGCCTTGCGACTCTCGAGCGCTAGCGGGGCGCGGTTCAGTGGGGGGGGCGACAGCCGCATCTCGTACCTCTGGGCAGCGGCGAAACCGGCGATGCTGATCGCCGGGCGCTGGAGCTTCGGTGGCGGCGACCTGCCGACGGGCGATCTCGACCTCGACCGGCGCGCCGACGGGGCCGTCAGCGGGCTCGCGCGGCTCGATCCCTATAGTGCGGGCGATGCGCGGCTGGCGCTCGCCCCGGTCCGTTTCTCGGGCGAACCGGGCGGCCTCGTCCGCTTCGCGACGCGCGCCGAACTGTCGGGCCCGCTTGCCGACGGGCGGGTCGACGGATTGGCAGTGCCGCTTGCGGGCGTCCTCGCCCCGACCGGCGCGCTGGCCCTCAATGGCGGGTGCAGCCGAGTTGCCGCACAACGGATCGCGGTGGCGGGTTTCCGGCTCGGTGCCAGCGCGATCGACCTGTGCAGCCGCCCGGGCGCACCGTTGCTGAGCGCGGGCCCCGACGGGTTGCGCGGCGATATCCGCATTCCGGGCATCCGGCTGCGCGGCGCCAGCGGTACGTCACCTTTTGCCTTCGACAGCGGTCCGGCGCGGATCGACCTTGCGTCGATGCGCTGGTCGCTTGCGCGCGCTGACGTACGGCTGGGCGAGGGCGATAGCATCACGCGATTCGCTGCCGAAACGCTGTCGGGACGCAGTGCCGCGAACGGCATGGCCGGTGAGCTCGGCGGCGCGAGCGGCAAGATCGGCGTCGTGCCGCTGAACATGAGCGAGATCGGCGGCCGATGGCGCTGGGCAGGCGGCGCGCTGTCGCTCGACGGCGCGATGGTGCTGACCGATGCCGAAGCCGACGCGCGCTTTTCGCCGCTGGTCAGCAACAACGCGCACCTGTCCTTTGCGAATGGCGTGATCGACGCAACCGCCGGGTTCGACGAACGGAAATCGGGCGTTCGCGTGGTCGACACGGTCATCCGTCACCGGCTCGCCGACGGAACCGGTTCGGCCGACCTCGAGGTCAATGAATTGCGCTTCGGCGACAATTTCCAGCCCGACCAGCTCACCCGCCTCGCGCTCGGCGTCGTCGCCAATGTCCAGGGGTCGGTGGTCGGCGACGGCCGCATCGACTGGTCGCCCGCGGGCGTCACCAGCCGGGGCACCTTCGCCACTGCCGATACCAACCTTGCGGCAGCCTTCGGTCCCGTCACCGGTCTGACAACGACCTTGACCTTCGACGACCTGATCGGGCTCAGGTCCGCGCCGGGCCAGATGGCGAAGATCAAGGAGATTAATCCCGGCATTCCGGTGGTCGACGGCGAGATCGAATACCGGCTGCTCGGCGACAACAAGGTGCGCGTCGAGGGAGGAAGCTGGCCGTTCGCGGGCGGCAAGCTGCTGCTCCATCCGACGACGCTCGATTTCAACGCGACCGAGCCGCGGCGGCTGTCGTTCGATATCGTCGGGGTCGATGCGGCTGTCTTTCTGCAGAATTTCGGCTTCGACAATATCAACGCGACCGGCAAGTTCGACGGGACGCTGCCGGTGGAATTCGGCGGCCTCGGCGGCAAGATCGTGAATGGCCGGATCGATTCGCGCGAGGGCGGCGGCACGCTCGCCTATGTTGGCGAGCTGTCGAATCACAATCTGGGTGCGATGGCCAATTTTGCTTTTGGCGCCCTGCGCAGCCTCAAATATGACGACCTGACAATCATCCTCAACGGCGATCTGGACGGCGAGATGGTGACCGATATCCGCTTTGGCGGCGTCGGGCAGGGCGAAGGGGCAACGCGCAATTTCCTGATCAACCAGATCGCGAAGCTGCCATTCGTCTTCAACGTCAAGATCCAGGCCCCCTTCCGCCAGCTCGTGACATCGGCCAAGGGTTTTTACGACCCGACAGTGTATATCGAACAGAATTTGCCCGCGCTGCTTCAGGCGCAGGAAGACGCCAAGGCAGCCGCCGCCAACCCGCCCAATCCCGTTCAGCCCCCAGCAAGCGAGCCCGTGCAATGA
- a CDS encoding YnbE family lipoprotein: protein MMTTNGEARRQGVANRYLALLIGTVGLAGCVQIDTPDKPIEINLNINIRQEIVYRLDGDAKKLIEQNSEIF from the coding sequence ATGATGACCACCAATGGAGAAGCGAGGAGGCAGGGTGTCGCGAACCGGTATCTGGCGCTATTGATCGGAACCGTCGGCCTTGCGGGCTGCGTTCAGATCGATACGCCCGACAAGCCGATCGAGATCAACCTGAACATCAACATCCGCCAGGAAATCGTGTACAGGCTGGATGGAGACGCCAAAAAGCTGATCGAACAGAATAGCGAGATATTCTGA
- a CDS encoding YdbL family protein → MKTYLKHIKPTGLAMAALAVTAAVAVAVPSATAQRNPAYEAARAAGQVGEQPDGYLGYASTPTPAVRAIVDDINIKRKAAYTSGAPQGSTVEQFAFVTGCNLIAKTKPGEKYKAPDGSWKTRDSGPPVRDSRCP, encoded by the coding sequence ATGAAGACATATTTGAAGCATATAAAGCCGACCGGGCTGGCGATGGCCGCCTTGGCCGTGACCGCTGCAGTGGCCGTGGCGGTGCCGTCGGCGACGGCACAGCGCAACCCGGCCTATGAAGCCGCCCGCGCGGCGGGGCAGGTCGGCGAGCAGCCCGACGGTTACCTCGGCTATGCCTCGACCCCGACCCCCGCGGTGCGGGCGATCGTCGACGACATCAACATCAAGCGCAAGGCCGCCTATACCAGCGGCGCCCCGCAGGGCAGCACGGTCGAGCAATTCGCTTTCGTCACCGGCTGCAACCTGATTGCCAAGACCAAGCCGGGCGAAAAATACAAGGCGCCCGACGGGAGCTGGAAGACGCGCGACAGCGGCCCGCCGGTGCGCGATTCGCGCTGCCCGTAA
- a CDS encoding AtpZ/AtpI family protein — protein MTGNGSDPGPTSEDSRLVSLEERLDRAEAAEAKRTAVNAGPESDANYRLGNRVLAELLGGLIGGALFGWLIDRFAGTSPWGLLGMLFLGIVVAFRNIIRLTKTPRN, from the coding sequence ATGACGGGGAACGGCAGCGATCCGGGACCAACTTCGGAGGATTCGCGCCTGGTCTCGCTCGAAGAGCGATTGGACCGGGCCGAAGCCGCAGAAGCGAAACGGACCGCGGTGAATGCCGGACCGGAATCCGATGCCAATTACCGGCTCGGCAACCGGGTATTGGCGGAACTGCTGGGCGGATTGATCGGCGGCGCACTGTTCGGGTGGCTGATCGATCGCTTCGCCGGCACGTCGCCCTGGGGCTTGTTGGGGATGTTGTTTCTGGGGATCGTCGTGGCGTTCCGGAACATCATCCGCCTGACAAAGACGCCCCGCAACTAG